The Equus quagga isolate Etosha38 chromosome 2, UCLA_HA_Equagga_1.0, whole genome shotgun sequence genome has a window encoding:
- the ANKRD63 gene encoding LOW QUALITY PROTEIN: ankyrin repeat domain-containing protein 63 (The sequence of the model RefSeq protein was modified relative to this genomic sequence to represent the inferred CDS: deleted 1 base in 1 codon), with product MLKPKDLCPRAGTRTFLEAMQAGKVHLARFVLDALDRSIIDCRAEQGRTPLMVAVGLPDPALRARFVRLLLEQGAAVNLRDERGRTALSLACERGHLDAVQLLVQFSGDPEAADSAGNSPVMWAAACGHGAVLEFLVRSFRRLGLRLDRTNRAGLTALQLAAARGHGTCVQALTGPWGRAAAAAAARGSNSDSPPGRPAPAPSPERRRPSPRRLPRPLLARFARAAGGHGHGGEAASGGKSSGRHRAQGSERPELGRSMSLALGAVTEEEAARLRAGALMPRPNSPQSSGTGRWRSQEVLEGAPPTLVQAPIGLSPHPEGDPGSGRLGLRRRSTAPDIPSLVGEAPGPESSSELEANALPHSVPGLQPRQAGTEAVVLHAQR from the exons ATGCTCAAGCCCAAGGACCTGTGCCCCCGAGCGGGTACGCGCACCTTCCTGGAGGCTATGCAGGCGGGCAAAGTGCACCTGGCCCGCTTTGTGCTGGATGCGTTGGACCGCAGCATCATCGACTGTCGCGCAGAGCAGGGCCGCACGCCACTCATGGTGGCCGTGGGGCTGCCAGACCCCGCGCTGCGCGCGCGCTTTGTGCGGCTACTGCTGGAGCAGGGTGCGGCAGTGAACCTGCGGGATGAGCGCGGCCGCACGGCGCTCAGCCTGGCGTGTGAACGCGGCCACCTGGACGCCGTGCAGCTGCTGGTGCAGTTCAGCGGCGACCCCGAGGCGGCCGACTCTGCAGGCAACAGCCCGGTGATGTGGGCGGCGGCGTGCGGCCATGGGGCGGTGCTCGAGTTCCTGGTGCGCTCTTTCCGCCGCCTCGGCCTGCGCCTCGACCGCACCAACCGTGCGGGCCTCACGGCGCTGCAGCTGGCCGCCGCTCGCGGTCACGGGACCTGCGTGCAGGCGCTCACCGGGCCCTGGGGCcgcgcagccgccgccgccgcggcccgGGGCTCCAACTCCGACAGCCCCCCGGGCCGTCCGGCTCCCGCGCCCAGCCCGGAGCGCCGACGACCCAGCCCCCGCCGCCTCCCACGGCCTCTCTTGGCGCGCTTTGCGCGAGCGGCCGGCGGCCATGGTCACGGCGGCGAGGCTGCCTCG GGGGGCAAGAGCTCGGGCCGGCACCGGGCGCAGGGCAGCGAGCGGCCCGAGCTGGGCCGGAGCATGAGCCTGGCTCTGGGTGCCGTGACCGAGGAGGAGGCAGCTCGACTGCGGGCGGGAGCCCTGATGCCCCGACCAAATTCGCCCCAGTCTTCGGGGACTGGGCGGTGGCGTTCACAGGAGGTGCTGGAGGGAGCGCCCCCAACCTTAGTGCAAGCCCCCATCGGCCTTAGCCCCCACCCAGAGGGCGACCCCGGCTCTGGCCGCCTGGGTTTGCGCCGACGCTCCACAGCTCCAGACATCCCCAGCCTGGTTGGGGAGGCACCAGGGCCCGAGAGCAGCTCGGAGTTAGAGGCCAACGCTCTGCCCCACTCAGTGCCTGGGCTTCAGCCTCGGCAGGCTGGCACGGAGGCCGTGGTGCTGCACGCCCAGCGGTAA
- the PLCB2 gene encoding 1-phosphatidylinositol 4,5-bisphosphate phosphodiesterase beta-2, translating into MSLLNSVLLPRKVKSYLSQGERFIKWDDETTTASPVILRVDPKGYYLYWTYQSKEMEFLDITSIRDTRFGKFAKIPKSQKLRDVFNMDFPDNNFLLKTLTVVSGPDMVDLTFHNFVSYKENVGKDWAEDVLALVKHPLTANAPRSTFLDKILVKLQMQLNLEGKIPVKNLFQMFPADRKRVEAALSACHLPKGKNDAINPEDFPESVYKSFLMSLCPRPEIDEIFTSYHAKAKPYMTKEHLAKFINQKQRDPRLNSLLFPPARPDQVQGLIDKYEPSGINVQRGQLSPEGMVWFLCGPENSLLVQDKLLLHHDMTQPLNHYFINSSHNTYLTAGQFSGLSSAEMYRQVLLAGCRCVELDCWKGKTPDEEPIITHGFTMTTDIYFKEAIEAIAESAFKTSAYPVILSFENHVDSPRQQAKMAEYCRTMFGDMLLTEPLEKFPLKPGIPLPSPEDLRGKILIKNKKNLFSGPADPSKELDGEAEGSPPPSDPVGEDTVWAGEEGTELEEEVEEEEESGSLDEEEMKKMQSDEGTAGLEVTAYEEMSSLVNYIQPTKFISFEFSAQKNQSYVISSFTELKAYDLLSKAPVQFVDYNKRQMSRIYPKGTRMDSSNYMPQMFWNAGCQMVALNFQTMDLPMQQNMALFEFNGQSGYLLKHEFMRRQDKQFNPFSVDGIDVVVATTLSITVISGQFLSERSVRTYVEVELFGLPGDPKRRYRTKLSPSTNSINPVWKEEPFVFEKILIPELASLRVAVMEEGNKFLGHRIIPINALNSGYHHLCLHSESNMPLTMPALFVFLEMKDYVPDTWADLTVALANPIKFFNAQDKKSVKLKEAMGGLPEKPFLPANPVPSQVNGALALTSNGSAGAGARAREEVTKEAAEPRTVSLDELRELKGFAKLQRRHEKELRELERRGLRRWEELLQRGAAQRAGLGSPGAGGGCTGRRLGPGKGSRKKRSLLGGEEPTGAAPGEGPEGEDAHVQELRDRLELELLQLGEEHYDCILKRKEQHVAEQIAKMMELAREKHAAELKTLKETSEIDIKEMKKKLEARRLERIQAMIKITTDKMAQERLKREVNNSHIQEVVQVIKQMSENLERDQEKLEEKQAACLEQIREMEKKFQQEALAEYETRMKGLEAKMKESVRGCLRACFPSEAEDKPERPCGASGELCEQDPLTTEADTEESRL; encoded by the exons ATGTCTCTGCTCAACTCTGTCCTGCTGCCCCGCAAGGTGAAAAGTTATCTAAGCCAAGGGGAGCGCTTCATCAAATGGGACGAT GAAACCACAACAGCCTCCCCGGTTATCCTCCGTGTGGATCCCAAGGGCTATTACTTATACTGGACGTATCAGAGTAAG gagaTGGAGTTTCTGGATATCACCAGCATCCGGGACACCCGCTTTGGGAAGTTTGCCAAGATACCCAAG AGCCAGAAGCTCCGGGATGTCTTCAACATGGACTTTCCTGACAATAACTTCCTGCTGAAGACACTCACTGTGGTGTCCGGACCCGACATGGTGGACCTCACCTTCCACAACTTCGTCTCCTACAAGGAGAACGTGGGCAAG GACTGGGCTGAAGATGTACTGGCTCTGGTCAAGCACCCGCTGACGGCCAATGCCCCCCGCAGCACCTTCCTGGACAAGAT CCTGGTCAAGCTCCAGATGCAGCTCAACTTGGAAGGGAAGATTCCTGTGAAGAA TCTTTTCCAGATGTTTCCTGCTGACCGCAAGCGGGTGGAAGCTGCCCTCAGTGCCTGCCACCTCCCAAAAGGCAAG AATGACGCCATCAATCCTGAGGACTTCCCGGAATCCGTCTACAAGAGTTTCCTCATGAGCCTCTGTCCTCGGCCAGAAATAGATGAGATCTTCACTTCCTA CCATGCCAAGGCCAAACCCTACATGACCAAGGAGCACCTGGCCAAATTCATCAACCAGAAACAGCGGGATCCCCGCCTCAACTCCTTGCTGTTCCCGCCAGCTCGGCCTGACCAGGTGCAAGGCCTCATCGACAAGTACGAGCCCAGTGGCATCAACGTGCAGAGGG GCCAGTTGTCACCTGAAGGCATGGTGTGGTTTCTCTGTGGGCCGGAGAACAGTTTGCTGGTCCAGGACAAGCTGCTGCTCCACCATGACATGACACAGCCACTCAATCATTACTTCATCAATTCCTCACACAACACCTACCTGACAG CCGGTCAGTTCTCAGGCCTTTCCTCGGCTGAGATGTACCGCCAGGTGCTGCTGGCTGGCTGCCGCTGTGTGGAGCTGGACTGCTGGAAGGGGAAGACCCCCGATGAGGAGCCCATTATCACCCATGGCTTCACCATGACCACAGACATCTATTTCAAG GAGGCAATTGAAGCTATTGCAGAAAGTGCCTTTAAGACCTCCGCCTACCCTGTCATCCTGTCATTTGAAAACCACGTGGACTC ACCTCGCCAACAGGCCAAGATGGCTGAGTACTGCCGGACGATGTTTGGGGACATGCTGCTCACAGAGCCCCTGGAAAAGTTCCCA tTAAAACCAGGcatccccctgcccagccctgaggATCTCCGTGGCAAGATCCTcatcaagaacaagaaaaacctGTTTTCCGGCCCAGCAGACCCCAGCAAGGAGCTGGATGGGGAGGCTGAGGGCAGCCCCCCACCCAGTGATCCTGTGGGTGAGGACACAG TGTGGGCTGGTGAGGAAGGGactgagctggaggaggaggtggaagaggaggaagagtcaGGAAGCCTGGACGAAGAAGAGATGAAGAAGATGCAGTCAGATGAG GGTACAGCGGGCCTAGAGGTGACAGCTTACGAGGAGATGTCCAGCCTTGTCAATTATATCCAGCCTACCAAGttcatttcctttgagttttCTGCCC AGAAGAACCAAAGTTATGTCATCTCCTCCTTCACAGAGCTCAAGGCTTATGACCTGCTCTCCAAGGCCCCCGTACAGTTTGTGGA CTACAACAAGCGCCAGATGAGCCGCATTTACCCCAAGGGCACCCGCATGGACTCCTCCAACTACATGCCCCAGATGTTCTGGAATGCTGGTTGCCAGATGGTCGCCCTCAACTTCCAGACGATGG ACCTGCCCATGCAGCAGAACATGGCGCTGTTTGAGTTCAATGGCCAGAGTGGCTACCTCCTCAAGCATGAGTTCATGCGCCGGCAGGACAAGCAGTTCAACCCTTTCTCTGTGGATGGCATCGACGTGGTGGTGGCCACCACTCTTTCCATTACG GTGATCTCTGGGCAGTTCCTGTCAGAACGCAGTGTGCGCACCTATGTGGAAGTAGAGCTGTTTGGCCTTCCTGGGGACCCCAAGAGGCGCTATCGCACCAAGCTGTCACCCAGTACCAACTCCATCAATCCTGTCTGGAAGGAGGAGCCCTTTGTCTTTGAGAAG ATCTTGATACCGGAGCTGGCCTCCCTCAGGGTGGCTGTGATGGAGGAAGGCAACAAGTTTCTTGGACACCGCATCATCCCCATCAATGCTCTGAATTCTG GATACCACCATCTATGCCTGCACAGTGAGAGCAACATGCCCCTCACCATGCCTGCACTCTTTGTCTTCCTGGAGATGAAGGACTATGTACCTGACACCTGGGCAG ATCTCACCGTGGCCCTCGCCAATCCCATCAAGTTCTTTAATGCCCAAGATAAGAAGTCTGTGAAGCTCAAGGAAGCCATGGGAGGTCTGCCTGAG AAGCCCTTCCTGCCTGCGAATCCAGTTCCCAGCCAGGTCAACGGGGCACTGGCCCTAACGAGCAATGGGTCAGCAG GAgctggggccagggccagggaggaggTCACGAAAGAAGCTGCAG AGCCACGGACCGTCAGCCTGGACGAGCTGCGGGAGCTGAAGGGCTTCGCGAAGCTGCAGCGGCGGCACGAGAAGGAGCTTCGGGAGCTGGAGCGGCGCGGCTTGCGGCGCTGGGAGGAGCTGTTGCAGAGGGGCGCGGCGCAGCGGGCCGGGCTCGGGTCGCCGGGCGCGGGGGGCGGCTGCACGGGCCGCAGGCTCGGCCCGGGCAAGGGCTCCCGCAAGAAGAG GAGCCTGCTAGGTGGAGAGGAGCCCACCGGGGCCGCCCCGGGCGAGGGCCCCGAAGGTGAGGACGCGCACGTGCAAGAGCTGCGGGACAGGCTGGAGTTGGAGCTGCTGCAGCTGGGCGAGGAGCACTACGATTGCATCCTGAAGCGCAAAGAGCAGCACGTGGCTGAG CAAATCGCCAAGATGATGGAGCTGGCCAGAGAGAAACATGCGGCAGAGCTGAAGACCCTCAAGGAGACCTCAGAGAT TGACatcaaagagatgaagaaaaagctggaggccaggaggctggaaCGGATCCAGGCCATGATCAAGATCACCACGGACAAGATGGCCCAGGAGAG GTTGAAGAGAGAGGTTAACAACTCCCACATCCAGGAGGTGGTGCAGGTCATCAAGCAG ATGTCAGAGAACCTGGAGAGGGAccaggagaagctggaggagaagcaggcagCCTGCCTGGAACAGATCCGGGAGATGGAAAAGAAG TTCCAGCAAGAGGCGCTGGCAGAGTATGAGACCAGGATGAAGGGCCTGGAGGCCAAGATGAAGGAGTCGGTGAGAGGCTGCCTCAGGGCCTGTTTCCCCTCAGAGGCAGAGGACAAGCCTGAGAGGCCCTGTGGGGCCTCCGGGGAGCTGTGTGAGCAGGACCCACTTACAACAGAGGCAGATACCGAGGAGAGCCGCCTCTGA